Proteins encoded in a region of the Populus alba chromosome 13, ASM523922v2, whole genome shotgun sequence genome:
- the LOC118060827 gene encoding LOW QUALITY PROTEIN: uncharacterized protein (The sequence of the model RefSeq protein was modified relative to this genomic sequence to represent the inferred CDS: inserted 1 base in 1 codon; deleted 1 base in 1 codon) has protein sequence MVGCQILPGDGGWYGSVIIMVDGLVPLGINPRVLLRPTSGLSWVRSTYLAVVSFDKLLRLVYCFSYEAWVIYNFLSLCLAWVGGPGAVVLSLSGRVMKPSWCLMTCCFPPMPLDGRFIRRCKQGCLQFVILKCPSLVAVTLILYAKGKYMDGNFSPKQSYLYLTIIYTISYTLALYALALFYVACKDLLQPFNPVPKFIIIKSVVFLTYWQGVLFFLAAKSGFIKDAEEAAQFQXFIICVEMLIAAVASSL, from the exons ATGGTTGGTTGTCAAATATTGCCTGGTGATGGTGGTTGGTATGGTAGTGTTATTATCATGGTGGATGGCTTAGTGCCACTAGGAATCAACCCAAGGGTTCTTCTGCGGCCCACAAGTGGTCTGTCCTGGGTTAGATCCACATATCTAGCTGTTGTGTCATTTGACAAGCTCTTGAG ATTGGTTTACTGTTTCAGTTATGAAGCTTGGGTCATTTATAACTTTCTGTCCTTGTGCCTGGCTTGGGTTGGTGGCCCCGGAGCAGTTGTGCTAAGTTTAAGTGGTCGGGTTATGAAGCCATCATGGTGTCTGATGACTTGTTGCTTTCCTCCCATGCCGCTGGATGG CCGTTTTATTCGAAGGTGCAAGCAGGGTTGTTTG CAATTTGTGATTCTGAAATGCCCTTCTTTAGTTGCTGTTACACTCATACTTTATGCAAAAGGGAAATACATGGATGGAAATTTCAGTCCTAAACAATCATATTTGTATCTCACCATTATATACACAATCTCCTATACTCTGGCGTTGTATGCTTTGGCATTGTTTTATGTGGCATGCAAAGATCTGCTTCAGCCTTTCAATCCAGTTCCAAAGTTTATCATCATCAAATCTGTTGTTTTCTTGACATACTGGCAG ggAGTTCTGTTTTTTCTGGCTGCAAAGTCTGGATTCATTAAGGATGCAGAAGAAGCTGCTCAGTTTC GTTTTATTATATGCGTTGAGATGCTTATAGCTGCTGTTGCGTCATCTTTATAG